A genomic region of Eucalyptus grandis isolate ANBG69807.140 chromosome 5, ASM1654582v1, whole genome shotgun sequence contains the following coding sequences:
- the LOC104447063 gene encoding LOW QUALITY PROTEIN: putative cysteine-rich receptor-like protein kinase 35 (The sequence of the model RefSeq protein was modified relative to this genomic sequence to represent the inferred CDS: inserted 1 base in 1 codon), with translation MKCPYQKAVFSWGNGDPPCFIRYSDTPIYGIRQTSPKYLMFNHGHRITMDQHQFDEVWRNLMERLVNKASDGTSRLKYATGQNNLPDNKTIYSLLQCSPDLLPNDCESCLREAIHDYYRCCHGWQGGYVYKPSCNFRWELHKFFESSPSPYSSSPPSPSSPSHPATPPSPKEDIAKGTLAAIISSVAVFVMLLFISCCYLRRRPAEKKYEAVQEGSGVSEITSLKSLQFDWDTLLAATNNFSQENKLGRGGFGEVYQGRLPNGQEIAVKRLSQSSGQGIQEFKNEIVLVAKLQHRNLVRLLGFCLEGEEKLLIYEFVPNKSLDYFVFDPDKSKQLNWPRRYNIISGIARGMLYLHEDSRLRIIHRDLKASNVLLDNDMNPKISDFGMARIFGVDQTKANTRRIVGTYGYMXPEYAMHGQFSQKSDVYSFGVLLLEIICGKRNDYYYRSDGGETLASYHWRDDVPSEILDPALGESYSRSQVLRCIHIGFLCVQEDPADRPTMASIVLALSSQTLSLPVPQGPAFFFSEAGWNSRI, from the exons ATGAAGTGCCCTTACCAGAAGGCGGTTTTCTCCTGGGGAAACGGAGATCCGCCGTGCTTTATCCGATACTCGGACACTCCAATCTATGGGATACGGCAAACGAGTCCTAAGTATTTGATGTTCAACCATGGCCACCGCATCACCATGGACCAACACCAGTTCGATGAGGTGTGGAGGAACTTGATGGAAAGACTAGTGAACAAAGCTTCAGACGGCACTTCAAGGCTCAAGTACGCCACGGGACAGAACAACTTGCCGGACAACAAGACGATCTACTCATTGTTACAGTGTAGTCCCGACTTGTTGCCAAACGATTGCGAGAGTTGCTTGAGGGAAGCCATTCATGATTACTATAGGTGTTGCCACGGATGGCAAGGCGGTTATGTTTACAAGCCGAGCTGTAATTTCCGATGGGAATTGCACAAGTTTTTCGAGTCAAGCCCCAGTCCATATTCGTCttctccaccatctccatcttctccatcacATCCAGCTACTCCGCCGTCTCCCAAAGAAGATATTGCCAAAG GCACCTTGGCTGCTATCATCTCTTCAGTCGCTGTTTTTGTAATGCTTCTCTTCATCAGTTGTTGTTACCTTCGGAGGAGGCCAGCAGAGAAGAAATATGAAGCTGTACAAGAAGGAAGTG GTGTAAGCGAGATCACATCCTTGAAGTCCTTGCAATTCGATTGGGATACTTTGCTTGCcgccacaaacaatttttctcaagaAAACAAGCTTGGCCGAGGTGGATTCGGGGAGGTTTACCAG GGTAGGCTTCCCAACGGGCAAGAAATAGCTGTGAAGAGGCTATCCCAAAGCTCAGGGCAAGGCATCCAAGAATTTAAGAATGAGATTGTGTTGGTGGCGAAGCTTCAGCACCGGAATCTAGTGAGATTGCTCGGATTTTGCTTGGAAGGAGAGGAAAAGCTACTCATATATGAGTTTGTGCCCAACAAAAGTCTCGACTACTTCGTGTTTG ACCCTGACAAAAGCAAACaattaaattggccaagacGTTACAATATAATATCAGGCATCGCTCGAGGGATGCTCtatcttcatgaagattctCGGCTTCGAATCATTCACCGTGATTTAAAAGCTAGCAACGTCTTGTTGGACAATGATATGAACCCAAAGATCTCAGATTTTGGCATGGCGAGGATTTTTGGAGTTGATCAAACTAAGGCAAACACTAGAAGAATCGTAGGAACCTA TGGGTACA TCCCCGAATATGCGATGCATGGGCAATTCTCTCAAAAGTCCGATGTTTACAGTTTCGGCGTCCTCCTCCTCGAGATCATTTGTGGCAAGAGGAATGACTACTACTACCGATCTGATGGAGGTGAAACTCTCGCAAGCTAT CATTGGAGAGACGATGTGCCTTCGGAAATCTTGGACCCAGCATTGGGAGAATCTTATTCCAGAAGCCAAGTGCTAAGATGCATACACATTGGCTTTCTATGTGTTCAAGAAGATCCGGCTGATAGACCGACAATGGCGAGCATAGTTCTTGCGCTGAGCAGCCAAACTCTTAGTCTACCAGTGCCACAAGGacccgccttttttttttccgaagcTGGATGGAACAGCCGAATATAG